DNA sequence from the Prolixibacter sp. SD074 genome:
TTCGTCGTTCCTATGGAAATAAGCTTTCAGTACATCCACCTGCTTTTCAATCTGCTTCACAATATTCTCCACCCGTGAACGTTCTTCGCTAACAACGATGGTGAATTTGGAAATTCCCCGTAAGGCTGACTCAGAAACCGTCAGACTTTCGATGTTAACTTTCCGGCGGGTAAATATGATGGTGATGCGGTTCAGCAAACCAATATGGTTTTCGCTGTAAGCCGATATGATAAATTCTTCTTTCATCTGATTCTCGTTTTATTCCGTTGTTTCTTTCTGTTTCCGCTTTTGCGAAACCGGTAAAAGTCAACAGAGATTATTCTTCAGCCGACAATAAAATATCTGAAACAGAAGCACCTGAAGGAACCATCGGGAAAATGTTATCTTCTTTTTCCACCAGAACATCCAGCAAGTAAGGGCCAGGATGCCCAATCATCTCCTTCATGGCTACCTGCAATTCCTGGCGAGTTGTTACCTGCTTGCCGGGAATTCCAAAGCCTTCGGCTATTTTCACAAAATCAGGGTTCACCATTTCGGTAAATGAATAACGGTGCTCGAAAAAGAGCTGCTGCCACTGCCGTACCATTCCCAGGAAATGATTATTCAGTACGACCACTTTAACAGGAAGATGTTCCTGCGCAATGGTTCCCAGTTCCTGAATGGTCATCTGCAGTCCGCCGTCACCAACAAAAGCAACGACTTCTCTGTCGGGAGCGCCAATCTTAGCACCAATGGCCGCCGGAAGCCCAAAGCCCATCGTTCCCAATCCTCCCGAACTGATGTGACTACGCGTTTGGGTAAATTTTGAATAACGGGCAGCTGCCATTTGATTTTGACCCACGTCGGCTACTACAACCGAGTGGTTATTTGTTAGTTCAGAGGCCATCCGAACCACTTCTCCCATGGTTAATCCCGCTTTAGCAGGAAAAAGGTCTCTCTGGATGACCTTCTCCATTTCAATACCTGCTGCCTGGTGGAATTCATTTACCCACTCCTTATGCTCCTGTTTTTTCACCAAACGGGTTAACATGCGCAGCGATTTCTTGGCATCTCCCAAAACGGCAACATCAGCTTTAATGATTTTATCGATCTCAGAAGGATCAATCTCCAGATGAATTACTTTCGCCTGCCGCGCATAACGCTTCACATCGCCGGTTACCCGGTCGTCAAAACGCATCCCCACAGCGATCAACACATCACATTCATTGGTTTTGATGTTCGGACCGTAATTCCCGTGCATCCCTAACATTCCGGTGTGCAATTTATGATCGGAATCCAGTGCAGAAAGTCCAAGCAGCGTTCCGGCTGCCGGAATACCAGCTTTTTCGATAAACTCCTGCAGTTCACGCTCGGCGCCGGAAAGAATCACTCCCTGTCCAAAAAGCAAGAATGGTTTTTTGGCACCATCAATCAGGCCTGCCGCATTTTTCAGGTTCTCTTTATCGAGAGGAAATTCCGGAACATAACTTCTGATTTTTTCACAACACTTGTACGAAAAATCAAACTTACCGAATTGCGCATCCTTCGTCAAATCAAGAAGCACCGGTCCCGGACGACCGCTATGGGCAATATAAAATGCCTGCGCTATAGCGGTCGGAATTTCTTCGGGAGTAGTAATTTGGTAGTTCCACTTAGTTACCGGCATCGAAATCCCAACAACATCCGATTCCTGAAACGCATCGGTCCCCAAGAGCGGCGATGCCACCTGTCCCGTGATACACACCAGCGGCGTGGAATCGATCATGGCATCGGCAATGCCTGTAATTAAATTTGTCGCACCCGGGCCGGATGTGGCGAAACAAACACCAACTTTTCCCGTTACACGGGCGTACCCCTGAGCAGCGTGGACAACTCCCTGCTCATGCCTTGTCAAAATATGCCGTACCTGCTCTTTGAAATCATACAATGCATCGTACACCGGCATAATTGCCCCACCCGGGTAGCCAAATATGGTTTCAACCCCTTCTTCCAGCAGCGAACGGATAACTGCTTCAGCTCCCGTCATCTGGATGGCTTCCTGTTTCATTTCCATAAATTCTTTTGATGGTGCCGTCATAGCTATCTGGATTTAAATGTTAATCAATAATTCTTACTGCTCCTTCGTCAGCTGACGAAACAAGACTTGCATAAGCCTTCAGCGCCCGGCTCACCTGCCGGTCACGATTTTTTGGAGTATAGGCCTGAGCTCCCCGCGCCTCCTCTTCAGCACGGCGTTTGGCAAGCTCTTCCTCTGAGACCATTAATTCAATCCGGCGGGCCGGAATATCTATTTCAATGGGATCTCCGTCCCGAACGAGTGCGATTTCACCACCGCCAGCGGCTTCAGGTGATACATGACCGATGGATAAACCGGAAGTTCCTCCGGAGAACCGGCCATCAGTGACCAACGCACATTGCTTGTCAAGCCGAACTGATTTCAGGTATGAAGTTGGATAGAGCATTTCCTGCATTCCAGGTCCGCCTTTGGGGCCTTCGTAACGGATGATAACCACATCGCCAGCCTGGACTGCATCGCCTAAGATTCCGCGAATAGCGTCATCCTGCGATTCAAAGACCCGGGCCGTTCCCTCGAATTGAAAAACAGAAGGATCAACTCCTGCCGTTTTGATAATACATCCTTTTCTGGCCAAATTTCCAAACAACACA
Encoded proteins:
- the ilvB gene encoding biosynthetic-type acetolactate synthase large subunit, whose amino-acid sequence is MTAPSKEFMEMKQEAIQMTGAEAVIRSLLEEGVETIFGYPGGAIMPVYDALYDFKEQVRHILTRHEQGVVHAAQGYARVTGKVGVCFATSGPGATNLITGIADAMIDSTPLVCITGQVASPLLGTDAFQESDVVGISMPVTKWNYQITTPEEIPTAIAQAFYIAHSGRPGPVLLDLTKDAQFGKFDFSYKCCEKIRSYVPEFPLDKENLKNAAGLIDGAKKPFLLFGQGVILSGAERELQEFIEKAGIPAAGTLLGLSALDSDHKLHTGMLGMHGNYGPNIKTNECDVLIAVGMRFDDRVTGDVKRYARQAKVIHLEIDPSEIDKIIKADVAVLGDAKKSLRMLTRLVKKQEHKEWVNEFHQAAGIEMEKVIQRDLFPAKAGLTMGEVVRMASELTNNHSVVVADVGQNQMAAARYSKFTQTRSHISSGGLGTMGFGLPAAIGAKIGAPDREVVAFVGDGGLQMTIQELGTIAQEHLPVKVVVLNNHFLGMVRQWQQLFFEHRYSFTEMVNPDFVKIAEGFGIPGKQVTTRQELQVAMKEMIGHPGPYLLDVLVEKEDNIFPMVPSGASVSDILLSAEE